One segment of Vulpes lagopus strain Blue_001 chromosome 8, ASM1834538v1, whole genome shotgun sequence DNA contains the following:
- the SALL1 gene encoding sal-like protein 1 — protein MSRRKQAKPQHFQSDPEVASLPRRDGDTEKGQPNRTTKSKDAHVCGRCCAEFFELSDLLLHKKNCTKNQLVLIVNESPATPPETFSPTPPPEHHPDEPQMNDPANKTDQADCSDLSEHRGRDREESMEVEAPGANKGGGGAPGGGGGGSGGGGSSSGATPGGGGGGPSTGTSAITTSLPQLGDLTTLGNFSVINSNVIIENLQSTKVAVAQFSQEARCSGASGGKLAVPALMEQLLALQQQQIHQLQLIEQIRHQILLLASQNADLPTSPSPPQGALRTSANPLSTLSSHLSQQLAAAAGLAQSLASQSASISGVKQLPPIQLPQSSSGHTIVPPNSGSSPNINILAAAVTTPSSEKVASSAGASHAGHPAASASSSPAFAISSLLNPASNPLLPQPAPANSVFPSPLPNIGTTAEDLNSLSALAQQRKSKPPNVTAFEAKSTSDEAFFKHKCRFCAKVFGSDSALQIHLRSHTGERPFKCNICGNRFSTKGNLKVHFQRHKEKYPHIQMNPYPVPEHLDNIPTSTGIPYGMSIPPEKPVTSWLDTKPVLPTLTTSVGLPLPPTLPSLTPFIKTEEPAPIPISHSATSPPGSVTSDSGAPEPAPRNLGGLADEAEGSTVPPSGGKSEESGLAPGSAAAASGSCLSSPAADGGPGSATAFTNPLLPLMSEQFKAKFPFGGLLDSAQASETSKLQQLVENIDKKATDPNECIICHRVLSCQSALKMHYRTHTGERPFKCKICGRAFTTKGNLKTHYSVHRAMPPLRVQHSCPICQKKFTNAVVLQQHIRMHMGGQIPNTPVPDSYPESMESDTGSFDEKNFDDLDNFSDENMEDCPEGSIPDTPKSADASQDSLSSSPLPLEMSSIAALENQMKMINAGLAEQLQASLKSVENGSVEGDVLTNDSSSVGGDMESQSAGSPAISESTSSMQALSPSNSTQELHKSPSVEEKPQRAVPSEFANGLSPTPVNGGALDLTSSHAEKIIKEDSLGILFPFRDRGKFKNTACDICGKTFACQSALDIHYRSHTKERPFICTVCNRGFSTKGNLKQHMLTHQMRDLPSQLFEPSSNLGPNQNSAVIPANSLSSLIKTEVNGFVHVTPQDSKDTSTSHVPSGPLSSSATSPVLLPALPRRTPKQHYCNTCGKTFSSSSALQIHERTHTGEKPFACTICGRAFTTKGNLKVHMGTHMWNSTPARRGRRLSVDGPMTFLGGNPVKFPEMFQKDLAARSGSGDPSSFWNQYAAALSNGLAMKANEISVIQNGGIPPIPGSLGSGSSSPISGLTGNLEKLQNSEPSAPLAGLEKMASSENGTNFRFTRFVEDSKEIVTS, from the exons ATGTCGCGGAGGAAGCAAGCGAAGCCTCAGCATTTCCAATCCGACCCCGAAGTGGCCTCGCTCCCCCGGCGAGATG gagacacagagaaaggtcAACCAAATCGCACCACCAAGAGCAAGGACGCCCACGTCTGTGGCCGGTGCTGTGCCGAGTTCTTTGAATTGTCAGATCTTCTGCTCCACAAGAAGAACTGTACTAAAAATCAATTAGTTTTAATCGTCAATGAGAGCCCGGCCACCCCACCCGAAaccttctctcccactccccctcccgAGCATCATCCCGATGAACCACAAATGAATGACCCCGCTAACAAAACAGATCAGGCCGACTGCAGTGACCTTTCGGAACACCGCGGCCGCGACAGGGAAGAGTCCATGGAGGTGGAGGCCCCGGGGGCTAACAAAGGTGGCGGTGGTgctccgggcggcggcggcggtggcagCGGCGGCGGTGGCAGCAGCAGCGGTGCCacgccgggcggcggcggcggcggcccctccACAGGTACCTCAGCGATCACAACCTCTCTACCTCAACTCGGGGACCTGACGACACTGGGCAACTTCTCCGTGATCAACAGCAATGTCATCATCGAGAACCTGCAGAGCACCAAGGTGGCGGTGGCCCAGTTCTCCCAGGAAGCGAGGTGCAGCGGGGCCTCCGGGGGCAAGCTGGCCGTCCCGGCCCTCATGGAGCAGCTCCTGgccctgcagcagcagcagatcCACCAGCTGCAGCTGATCGAACAGATCCGCCACCAAATACTGCTGTTGGCTTCTCAGAACGCAGACTTGCCAACGTCTCCTAGTCCTCCTCAAGGGGCTTTACGAACATCTGCCAACCCCTTGTCCACACTAAGCTCCCATTTATCTCAGCAGCTGGCGGCGGCAGCTGGATTAGCACAGAGCCTCGCCAGCCAGTCTGCCAGCATCAGCGGCGTGAAACAGCTCCCCCCCATCCAGCTACCTCAGAGCAGTTCCGGCCACACCATCGTTCCACCCAACAGCGGCTCTTCCCCCAACATTAACATTTTGGCGGCAGCGGTGACCACCCCGTCCTCGGAAAAAGTGGCTTCGAGCGCTGGCGCCTCGCACGCCGGCCACCCGGCAGCCTCGGCGTCATCCTCACCAGCTTTTGCAATAAGCAGTTTATTGAATCCTGCATCTAATCCACTTCTACCTCAGCCGGCCCCCGCTAACTCGGTTTTCCCCAGCCCCTTGCCCAACATCGGAACGACTGCAGAGGATTTAAACTCCCTGTCTGCCTTGGCCcagcaaagaaaaagcaagccACCAAATGTCACTGCCTTCGAAGCGAAGAGTACTTCGGATGAGGCGTTCTTCAAACACAAGTGCAGGTTCTGCGCGAAGGTCTTCGGGAGCGACAGTGCCTTGCAGATCCACCTGCGCTCCCACACCGGAGAGAGGCCCTTCAAGTGCAACATCTGCGGAAACAGGTTCTCCACCAAGGGGAACCTCAAAGTCCACTTCCAGCGCCACAAAGAGAAATACCCTCATATCCAGATGAACCCCTATCCCGTGCCTGAGCATCTGGACAATATCCCCACGAGTACCGGCATCCCATACGGCATGTCCATTCCTCCGGAAAAGCCGGTCACCAGCTGGCTAGACACCAAACCGGTCCTGCCCACCCTGACCACTTCGGTCGGCCTGCCGTTGCCCCCGACCCTCCCGAGCCTCACACCGTTCATCAAGACCGAAGAGCCAGCCCCCATCCCCATCAGCCATTCTGCCACCAGCCCCCCAGGCTCAGTCACCAGTGACTCCGGGGCCCCCGAGCCGGCCCCCAGAAACCTGGGTGGGCTCGCGGATGAGGCCGAAGGGTCCACGGTGCCACCCTCCGGTGGCAAAAGCGAAGAGAGTGGCCTGGCCCCCGGCTCAGCCGCGGCGGCCAGTGGCAGCTGTCTGAGCTCCCCGGCGGCAGACGGTGGCCCGGGCAGTGCCACCGCCTTCACCAACCCCTTGCTGCCGCTCATGTCTGAGCAGTTCAAGGCGAAGTTTCCGTTTGGGGGCCTCCTGGACTCGGCCCAGGCGTCAGAGACATCCAAGCTGCAGCAGTTGGTAGAGAACATTGACAAGAAGGCCACGGACCCCAATGAGTGTATCATCTGCCACAGGGTCCTCAGTTGTCAGAGCGCCTTGAAGATGCACTACCGGACGCACACCGGGGAGAGGCCCTTTAAGTGTAAGATCTGCGGCCGGGCTTTCACCACAAAAGGGAACCTTAAAACCCATTATAGTGTCCATCGTGCTATGCCCCCGCTCAGAGTCCAGCATTCCTGCCCCATCTGCCAGAAGAAGTTCACCAACGCTGTGGTCCTGCAGCAGCACATTCGAATGCATATGGGCGGTCAGATCCCCAACACCCCGGTCCCCGACAGCTACCCCGAGTCCATGGAGTCAGACACGGGCTCCTTTGACGAGAAGAATTTCGACGACCTGGACAACTTCTCTGATGAAAACATGGAGGACTGTCCCGAGGGCAGCATCCCTGACACGCCCAAGTCCGCGGATGCGTCCCAAGACAGCCTGTCTTCTTCGCCTTTGCCCCTGGAGATGTCAAGCATCGCTGCTTTGGAAAATCAGATGAAGATGATCAATGCCGGCCTGGCAGAGCAGCTGCAGGCCAGCCTGAAGTCCGTGGAGAATGGGTCCGTCGAGGGGGACGTCCTGACCAACGATTCGTCCTCGGTGGGTGGTGATATGGAGAGCCAAAGTGCTGGCAGCCCGGCCATCTCAGAGTCTACCTCTTCCATGCAGGCTCTGTCCCCATCCAACAGCACCCAGGAGCTGCACAAGTCACCCAGCGTGGAGGAGAAGCCACAGAGAGCAGTACCAAGCGAGTTTGCCAAtggcctgtcccccacccccgtgAATGGGGGGGCTTTGGACCTGACATCCAGTCACGCAGAGAAAATCATCAAAGAAGATTCTTTGGGGATCCTCTTCCCTTTTAGAGACCGGggtaaatttaaaaacactgctTGCGACATTTGTGGCAAAACCTTTGCTTGTCAGAGTGCCTTGGACATTCACTACAGAAGTCATACCAAAGAGAGACCATTTATTTGCACAGTTTGCAATCGCGGCTTTTCCACAAAGGGTAATTTGAAGCAGCACATGTTGACACATCAGATGCGGGACCTACCATCACAGCTCTTCGAGCCCAGTTCCAACCTCGGCCCCAATCAGAACTCGGCGGTGATCCCCGCCAACTCGTTGTCATCTCTCATCAAGACAGAGGTCAACGGCTTCGTGCATGTCACTCctcaggacagcaaggacacctCCACCAGTCACGTCCCCTCTGGGCCTCTGTCCTCCTCCGCCACGTCCCCAGTtctgctcccagccctgcccaggaGAACTCCCAAGCAGCACTACTGCAACACGTGTGGCAAAACCTTCTCCTCGTCGAGCGCCCTGCAGATCCACGAGCgaactcacactggagagaaaccctttGCTTGCACTATATGTGGGAGAGCTTTCACAACAAAAGGCAATCTGAAG GTACACATGggcactcacatgtggaatagcACCCCTGCGCGACGGGGTCGGCGGCTCTCTGTGGATGGCCCCATGACATTTCTAGGAGGCAATCCTGTCAAGTTCCCAGAAATGTTCCAGAAGGATTTGGCGGCCAGGTCAGGAAGCGGGGATCCTTCCAGTTTCTGGAATCAGTATGCAGCGGCGCTCTCCAACGGGCTGGCCATGAAGGCCAATGAGATCTCCGTCATTCAGAATGGTGGCATCCCTCCAATTCCTGGAAGCCTGGGCAGCGGGAGCAGCTCACCTATTAGTGGGCTGACGGGAAATCTGGAGAAGCTCCAGAACTCAGAGCCCAGCGCTCCTCTGGCCGGCCTGGAGAAGATGGCCAGCAGCGAGAACGGAACCAACTTCCGTTTCACCCGCTTCGTGGAGGACAGCAAAGAGATTGTCACAAGTTAA